One window from the genome of Magnolia sinica isolate HGM2019 chromosome 4, MsV1, whole genome shotgun sequence encodes:
- the LOC131243620 gene encoding uncharacterized protein LOC131243620 gives MMAWFRSASSVAKLAIRRNLAQFSSYSTQRVRPFPLQYRHLHSTVLCQKAQAAAPVPRPVPLSKLTDNFLDGTSSVYLEELQRAWEVDPSSVDESWDNFFRNFVGQAATSPGVSGQTIQESMRLLLLVRAYQVNGHMKAKLDPLGLEEHEIPDELDPGLYGFTEADLDREFFIGVWRMSGFLSENRPVQTLRSILTRLEQAYCGTIGYEYMHIPDREKCNWLRDKIETVEPRKYDHDRRKVILDRLIWSTQFENFLATKWTAAKRFGLEGGETLIPGMKEMFDRAADLGVESIVIGMSHRGRLNVLGNVVRKPLRQIFNEFSGGTKPVDGEDGLYTGTGDVKYHLGTSYDRPTRGGKRIHLSLVANPSHLEAVDPVVVGKARAKQYYSNDVGRTRNLGVLIHGDGSFAGQGVVYETLHLSALPNYMTGGTIHIVVNNQVAFTTDPKSGRSSQYCTDVSKALNAPIFHVNGDDVEAVVHVCELAAEWRQTFHSDVVVDIVCYRRFGHNEIDEPSFTQPKMYQVIRNHPRALDIYQNQLLESGQVSKEDIEKILIKVNSILNEEFVNSKDYVPTKRDWLANYWSGFKSPEQLSRIRNTGVKPDILKNVGKAINALPENFKPHRAVKKIFEQRAQMIETGEGIDWAVGEALAFATLLVEGNHVRLSGQDVERGTFSHRHAVIHDQETGEKYCPLDHVMLNQNEEMFTVSNSSLSEFGVLGFELGYSMENPNSLVLWEAQFGDFANGAQVIFDQFLSSGESKWLRQTGLVVLLPHGYDGQGPEHSSARLERFLQMSDDNPYVIPEMEPTQRKQIQECNWQVVNVTTPANYFHMLRRQIHREFRKPLIVISPKNLLRHKDCKSNLSEFDDVKGHPGFDKQGTRFKRLIKDQNLHSDLEEGIRRLVLCSGKIYYELDEERKKVDGRDIALCRVEQLCPFPYDLIQRELKRYPNAEIVWCQEEPMNMGAYNYILPRLCTAMKALGRGTWEDIKYVGRAPSAATATGFYQVHIQEHSELIQKAMQRNPIKFPY, from the exons ATGATGGCCTGGTTTCGGTCTGCTTCCAGTGTAGCAAAGTTGGCCATTCGGCGAAATCTAGCTCAGTTTTCGTCCTACTCGACACAGAGAGTTCGCCCATTTCCTTTGCAGTACCGTCATTTGCATTCCACGGTCCTTTGCCAGAAGGCGCAGGCAGCGGCTCCGGTACCTCGTCCCGTGCCCCTCTCGAAACTCACAGATAACTTCCTTGATGGCACTAGCAGTGTCTATCTTGAAGAGCTACAGCGGGCCTGGGAGGTGGACCCCAGCAGTGTTGATGAGTCCTGGGACAACTTCTTTCGAAACTTTGTTGGGCAGGCTGCAACTTCCCCTGGAGTTTCTGGGCAGACAATCCAAGAAAGCATGCGTCTCTTGCTGCTTGTGCGGGCTTACCAAGTCAATGGGCATATGAAAGCAAAGCTTGATCCATTAGGATTAGAGGAACATGAGATTCCTGATGAACTGGACCCAGGTCTCTATGGATTCACAGAAGCTGATCTGGATCGGGAATTCTTTATTGGGGTGTGGCGGATGTCTGGATTTCTATCTGAGAATCGGCCTGTTCAGACCCTCCGTTCGATCCTGACACGCCTTGAGCAGGCCTATTGTGGGACCATTGGGTATGAGTACATGCATATTCCAGACCGCGAGAAGTGTAATTGGTTGAGGGACAAAATTGAGACTGTGGAGCCCAGGAAGTATGATCACGACCGAAGAAAAGTTATCTTGGATAGGCTCATTTGGAGCACGCagtttgaaaacttcttggccaCAAAGTGGACCGCCGCAAAGCGGTTCGGTCTCGAAGGCGGGGAGACATTGATTCCTGGCATGAAGGAGATGTTTGATCGAGCAGCAGATCTTGGGGTTGAGAGCATTGTGATTGGGATGTCCCATAGAGGGAGATTGAATGTGCTGGGTAACGTTGTTAGGAAACCGCTGCGACAGATTTTCAACGAGTTTAGCGGCGGTACGAAGCCTGTTGATGGGGAGGATGGGTTGTATACAGGAACAGGTGACGTCAAATACCATTTGGGTACTTCTTATGATCGGCCGACCAGAGGGGGCAAGAGAATCCATCTTTCTTTAGTTGCAAACCCGAGTCATTTAGAAGCTGTTGATCCGGTTGTGGTTGGAAAAGCTCGAGCTAAACAGTACTACTCTAATGACGTGGGAAGGACAAGAAATTTGGGTGTTTTGATTCATGGGGATGGAAGCTTTGCGGGTCAGGGTGTGGTATATGAGACTTTGCATCTGAGTGCTCTTCCCAACTATATGACAGGGGGAACCATTCACATTGTTGTGAACAACCAAGTTGCCTTCACGACTGATCCAAAGTCTGGGAGATCTTCTCAGTATTGTACTGATGTGTCCAAAGCTTTGAATGCTCCTATTTTCCATGTAAACGGTGATGATGTGGAAGCTGTTGTTCATGTTTGTGAGCTTGCAGCTGAGTGGCGCCAGACGTTCCATTCTGATGTGGTTGTTGACATTGTCTGTTACCGTCGATTTGGGCACAACGAGATTGATGAGCCATCTTTCACACAACCTAAAATGTATCAG GTTATTCGAAATCATCCACGGGCTCTCGACATTTACCAAAACCAACTTCTAGAATCAGGGCAGGTCTCAAAAGaagatattgagaagatactCATTAAAGTTAACTCCATTCTGAATGAAGAATTTGTGAACAGCAAAGATTATGTTCCGACAAAAAGGGATTGGCTTGCTAATTATTGGTCTGGATTTAAATCTCCAGAACAGCTTTCACGTATTCGGAACACTGG GGTAAAACCGGATATACTGAAAAATGTTGGCAAAGCTATCAATGCTCTTCCTGAAAATTTCAAGCCCCATAGAGCTGTGAAGAAAATTTTTGAGCAGCGTGCTCAAATGATTGAAACTGGGGAGGGCATTGACTGGGCAGTTGGTGAAGCACTTGCTTTTGCGACACTGCTAGTGGAAGGTAACCATGTTAGGTTGAGTGGTCAGGATGTTGAAAGAGGCACCTTTAGTCATCGGCATGCTGTAATTCATGACCAGGAAACTGGGGAGAAGTACTGCCCTCTGGACCATGTTATGCTGAACCAAAATGAGGAGATGTTTACTGTAAGCAACAG CTCTCTTTCAGAATTTGGTGTCCTTGGATTTGAGTTGGGTTATTCCATGGAAAATCCGAATTCATTGGTTTTGTGGGAAGCTCAGTTTGGAGATTTTGCAAATGGTGCCCAAGTGATATTTGATCAGTTTTTGAGCAGTGGAGAGTCGAAGTGGCTTCGCCAAACTGGGCTTGTTGTGTTGCTTCCTCATGGTTATGATGGTCAGGGTCCCGAGCATTCAAGTGCACGCTTGGAGCGATTCCTTCAG ATGAGTGATGACAATCCATATGTTATACCTGAGATGGAACCAACACAGCGAAAACAGATCCAAGAGTGCAATTGGCAGGTCGTGAACGTCACAACCCCAGCGAATTACTTCCACATGCTGCGGCGCCAG ATACACAGAGAATTCCGTAAACCACTGATTGTGATATCCCCTAAGAATCTGCTTCGGCACAAGGACTGTAAGTCAAATCTATCTGAATTTGATGATGTCAAAGGCCACCCAGGATTCGACAAGCAAGGGACCCGTTTCAAACGGCTAATCAAGGATCAGAATCTCCACTCTGATCTCGAGGAGGGTATCAGACGCCTGGTTCTGTGCTCTGGGAAG ATTTATTATGAGCTTGATGAAGAACGGAAGAAAGTTGATGGCAGGGACATTGCTCTCTGCAGAGTCGAACAACTTTGCCCTTTCCCGTATGATCTTATCCAGAGAGAGCTGAAGCGGTATCCAA ATGCAGAGATTGTATGGTGCCAGGAAGAGCCAATGAACATGGGAGCATACAATTACATCTTGCCTCGTCTTTGCACTGCCATGAAGGCACTGGGCAGAGGGACCTGGGAGGATATCAAGTATGTTGGGCGGGCCCCATCTGCTGCCACGGCCACCGGATTCTATCAAGTTCACATTCAAGAACACAGTGAGCTCATTCAGAAGGCGATGCAACGCAATCCTATCAAGTTCCCGTATTGA